In Marinobacter sp. LQ44, the following are encoded in one genomic region:
- a CDS encoding metal-dependent hydrolase, giving the protein MLTTTQTDKQNKISHTPDNVSIKPQRMGFEFGEQVPRYWLDNNYLISHTMNALSVLFPEGEQFFVDSVRAFRGQIQDPKLKEEVRGFIGQEAMHSLEHIAMNQHVRDQGMPVEEMERDLKVILDVARKLPKRHQLAITCALEHITAMMADMLLERDDVREDMHETMRPLWVWHAIEETEHKAVAYDVFQQAGGTYAERAFYQVFSTAALGIVGTWYTGRMIMHDRKHFSLKDAAKGMWRMWGKDGAFSSLIPTWLEYFKPGFHPWDKDNSEVIGRFKAEIEGYIAPQYKSGNRRTLQ; this is encoded by the coding sequence ATGCTGACAACAACTCAAACAGACAAGCAAAACAAGATTTCACATACGCCGGACAATGTCTCGATCAAGCCGCAGCGCATGGGCTTCGAATTTGGAGAGCAGGTACCCCGGTACTGGTTGGATAACAACTACCTGATCAGTCATACCATGAATGCGCTGTCGGTGCTGTTCCCCGAGGGCGAGCAGTTCTTTGTGGATTCGGTACGAGCTTTCCGGGGCCAGATTCAGGACCCCAAGCTGAAAGAGGAAGTTCGCGGCTTTATTGGCCAGGAAGCCATGCATTCCCTGGAACACATTGCCATGAACCAGCACGTGCGTGACCAGGGCATGCCGGTGGAGGAAATGGAGCGTGACCTGAAGGTGATTCTGGACGTGGCCCGCAAGCTGCCCAAGCGTCACCAGCTGGCCATTACCTGTGCCCTGGAGCACATCACGGCGATGATGGCCGACATGCTGCTGGAGAGGGATGACGTGCGCGAAGACATGCACGAGACTATGCGCCCGCTTTGGGTATGGCACGCCATTGAGGAGACGGAACACAAGGCGGTGGCCTACGATGTCTTCCAGCAGGCTGGCGGCACCTACGCCGAGCGGGCGTTCTATCAGGTGTTCAGTACAGCCGCACTGGGCATTGTCGGTACCTGGTACACCGGCCGAATGATCATGCACGATCGCAAGCATTTCTCGTTGAAAGATGCCGCCAAGGGCATGTGGCGTATGTGGGGCAAGGACGGTGCGTTTTCCAGCCTGATTCCGACCTGGCTGGAGTACTTCAAGCCTGGTTTCCACCCCTGGGACAAGGACAACAGTGAGGTGATCGGGCGGTTCAAGGCGGAGATCGAGGGTTATATTGCGCCGCAGTATAAGAGTGGGAACCGGCGGACCTTGCAGTAA